In the genome of Streptosporangiales bacterium, the window ACGCGGCGTGATCGGCATCGCGATGACCAACGCGAGCCCGCGGATCGCGCCGACGGGCGGGGCAGAACCGTTGCTGGGCAACAATCCGTGGAGTGTGGCCGTGCCGTCGCCCGGGCGGCCGCTCGTCGTCGACATGGCGACGAGCGTCGCCGCGCTCGGCAAGGTGCGGTTGATCCAGCAGCGCGGGGAGCAGCTGCCCGAGGGTTGGGCCCGTGACACTGACGGGCTGCCGACGACCGATCCGGCCGCGGCGATCAGCGGACTCCTCGAACCGATCGGCGGACACAAGGGCTACGCCATCTCGCTCGTCGTCGACCTGCTCGCCGGGGTGCTTACCGGGTCGCGTGACGGGCCGGACGTCGGCGTCCTCACCGACGCCGCGCGTACCGGCGGGCAGGGTCACCTGTTCCTCGCCCTGTCCGTCGAGGCGTTCCTGCCCGCCGGTGACTACGAGCGGCGGGTCGGCGAGGTCGCCGACCGGCTCAGGTCCAGCCGCCGGTCGCCGGGCGTCGACGCGATCCACGTCCCCGGCGACATCGAGGACGGTGTCGAGCGGCGGCGCAGGGCCGACGGCGTACCGCTGCCCAACGGTGTCGCGGCGGGCCTGCGGAGGACCGCGACCGAGCTGCGCGTCGACGTCCCTGATTGGCTGGCGGCATGAGCGACGCTGGGAGCTGGCAGCCCCCGCACGACGTCGACCCGCGCGGCGTCGACGAGCTGCTGCACGGTGGGTACGACCTGCACGTGCACGCGACGCCCGACGTCAGGCCGCGGCGGATGGACGTCGTCGCACTCGTCGAGCACTACCGCGCCGCGGGCATGGCGGGCGCACTGATCAAGGACCATTTCCTGCCGACGATCGGCCGCAGCTACGTCCTCGACCAGCGGTACGACGACTTCCGCTGCCTCTCGTCCTGCGCGCTCAACACCCCGACCGGCGGCGTCGACCCGGTGCACGTCGAGGCGGCCCTCGCGTCCGGCGCGCAGTGGGTGTTCTTCCCGACGCTGACGGCCGCGGCGTACATCGACCACGTCGGCAGGACGGACGAGGCGGCGTGGCTCCTGCCTGCCGGACGCGAGCCGCTGGCCGTCCTCGACGACGGCGGCGCGTTGCGTCCCGAGGTGCACGACGTGCTCGACGTCGTCGCCAGGCACGAGGTCGTCCTCGCCTCGGGTCACCTCAGCCCGCTGGAGACCCGCGCGCTGTTCGCCGAGGCGAAGCGCAGGGGGATCGAGCGGCGCGTCGTCACGCACGCGTCGATCGAGTTCGTCTCGATGCCGCTCGACCTGCAGCGGGAACTGGCCGCCGAGGGCGCGTACATCGAGCACTGCTACGTGTCGTGCCTGTACCACCGGCCGATCGATCTCGCCAGGATCGCGCACGAGGTCGGCGCCGTCGGTGCCTCCTCGTGCTACCTCGCCTCCGACCTCGGCCAGCCGCACAACCCGCCGCCGGTCGAGGGCCTGCAGGCCGCACTCGGTGGCCTGCAGGCGCTCGGCATGCCGGCAGGCGACCTCCGCCGGCTGGTCGCGGACACCCCGCGCCGCCTCGTCGACTCGCTGCCCGCCTGAGCCCGTCGCCCCCGCGCGACGCTCCCCGCGCGAATCTTGCCGCCCGAACCCTCGGGCTCGCCGTTGGTGGCGGTGAGGGTGTGGCGTCGGGTCCGGCGCTCAGCGCACGGTGATCAGGTGGTCGGCGCGCTCGGTCAGGTGACCGATCACCGGCGCGCCGGGGATCTCGCCGGCCAGCAGCAGGCCACCGGACGTCTGGGCGTCCGCGAGGAGCAGCGCCTCGTCGTCGTCGACGGCGGACAGGTCGGCGTGCGGCCGGACCCAGTCGATGTTGCGACGCGTGCCGCCGCTGACGTGTCCGGCGGCGAGCGCGGCCCTGGCGCCGGGGAGGTACGGCACGGCCGCGGCGTCGATCTCGGCGCTGACGCCGCTCGCACGCGCGAGCTTGAGCAGGTGGCCGAGCAGGCCGAAACCGGTGACGTCGGTCGCGCAGCGGATGCCGGCCGCGGTCGCCGCCTCGGCGGCAGCGCGGTTGCTCGTCGTCATGGCGTCGACGGCCACCGGGTCCGGCTCGCCGGTCGCCTTGTGTCTGGTGTTGAGCACGCCGATGCCCAGCGGCTTGGTCAGCGAGAGTGGCAGCCCCGGACGCCCCGCGTCGTTGCGCATGAGCACGGAGGGGTCGACGACGCCGGTGACGGCGAGGCCGTACGTCGGCTCGACGTCGTCGACGCTGTGCCCGCCGGCGAGGTGACAGCCCGCGGCGTTCGCGACGGCGAGACCGCCGCGCAGCACCTGCGCCGCGAGCTCCATCGGGAGCGTGTCGTGCGGCCAGCCGAGCAGGTTGACCGCGACGACGGGACGTCCGCCCATCGCGTAGACGTCGGACAGCGCGTTGGTCGCCGCGATGCGACCCCAGTCGTACGCGTCGTCGACGACGGGGGTGAAGAAGTCGGTGGTCAGGACGAGCGCGGGTCCGTCGCCCGGCAGGGCGACGACGGCCGCGTCGTCACCGGTGTCGAGGCCGACGAGCAGGCGTCCGTACGGTTCCGCCGGTGCGCCGCCGAGCCCTGCGACGACGGCCTCGAGCTTGCCCGGCGGGATCTTGCACGCGCAGCCGCCGCCGTGCGCGTACTGCGTCAGCCGGACGGGTGCGCTCGTGGTCGTCATCGTTCGAGTATCCGCGGTGCTCCCGTAGGGTGCGGTGCATGGGCGACGTGCGTCGGCAGATCCCGCGGACCGACGAGTTGCTGGCGCGGACGGAGTTCGTCGAGGCCGCGGAGCGCCTCGGCCGTGACGCGGTGAAGCGGGTCATCGCCGACGCCCAGGACCGTGCGAGGCGCGGTGAGGTGTCGCCCGAGTCGGTGCCCGACGTCGCCGCCGGTGCGCTGCCGCGCCGTGCGACGAGCATGCGTCCTGTCGTCAACGCGACCGGCGTGGTGGTGCACACCAACCTCGGTCGCGCTCCGCTGTCGGACGCGGCGCGCGACGCCGTGGTCACCGCGTCCGGTGCGACCGACGTCGAGTTCGACCTGCGCACGGGACGCCGCGCGCGACGCGGACGCGGCGCAACCGAGGCGCTCGCCGCCGCGGTGCCCGACGCCGAGGCCGTGCACGTGGTGAACAACAACGCCGCGGCGCTCCTGCTGTGCGCCCTCGTACTCGCGCAGGACAGGGAGATCGTGGTGAGCCGCGGCGAGCTGGTGGAGATCGGCGACGGCTTCCGCATCCCCGACCTGCTCGCCTCGACCGGCGCGCGGTTGCGCGAGATCGGCACGACGAACCGGACGTCGCTGCGCGACTACGAGTCGGCGATCGGCGACGACACCGCGTTCGTGCTGAAGGTGCACCCGTCCAACTTCTGGGTGTCCGGCTTCACCTCGGCCGTCCCGGTCTCCGACCTCACCGGCCTCGGCGTGCCGGTGGTCGTCGACGTCGGGTCGGGACTGCTCACCCCGCACCCGCTGCTGCCGGACGAGCCCGACGCGACGACCGTGCTGCGCGCGGGCGCCGCGCTGGTGACGGCGAGCGGGGACAAGCTGCTCGGTGGACCGCAGGCCGGCCTGCTGCTCGGGCAGGCTGCGCTGGTCGAGCGGCTGCGCCGGCATCCCTCCGCACGCGCCCTGCGCGTCGACAAGCTGACCCTCGCCGCGCTCGAGGCGACCCTCGACGGCCCGCCGGTCCCCGTACGGCAGGCGCTCGAGGTGTCGCTCGACGCACTGCGTACCCGTGCCGAGCGCCTCGTCGCCCGGCTGGCGGAGGCGGGCCTCGCCGACGGCGTCGAGGTGGTCGACTCGACGGCCGCCGTCGGCGGCGGCGGAGCGCCCGAGGTGACGATCCCGAGCGTCGCGCTGAGCGTCCCTGCCGGCCTCGCGGACGCCCTGCGCCTCGGCGACCCCCCGGTCGTCGGCCGCGTCGAGCGGGGCCGCTGTCTCCTCGACCTCCGCACCGTCCCCCCGCCCGACGACGACACCCTGCTCGCCGCGCTCACCGCCGTGCTCCGCCCCGGGTGACCCACCACCGCGCCGCACTTCATTGGGCGCGGCCGGCCAAGTAGGCGCGGGTCGTCTCCGCGGCGCGGGTGGCGGCGGCCTCCAGTGCGTCCGGCCCCCGGCCCAGGGCGCCGTCGACCAGGAGGGCGGCGTGGCCGTGGGCGATGGCGACCACCGCGAGCGCGAGATCCTCGGTCGCCTTCCCGTCGCCGGCGAAGGCGGCGGCGGGCTCGCCGAAGGCCCGTTCGATCGGCTTGGTGGCCTCGACGAGCTCGGGCAGGCGGCCCTTGTCGAGGCCTGCGGCGAACAGCGTCTCGAACAGCGGACGCTGGTCGGCGGCGAACCTGACGTACGCGCGCGCGGCCGCCGCCAGCCGGTCGGCGGGTGACTCCACGTCCGCGGCCTCGGCCGCGAGCATGGCGGAGAGCGCGTCGGCGGCCTTCGTGGCCGCGGCCGCGAGCAGGCTCTCGCGGTCGGCGAAGTGCCGGTAGGGCGCGCCGACGCTCACCCCCAGGCGCCGGCTCGCCTCGGCCAGGGTGAAGCGGGCGATGCCGTGCTCGGCGATCAGTTCGATCGCGGTGTCGATCAACGCCCCCCGCAGGTCGCCGTGGTGGTAGCGCCCCGCCTTCTTCCGCGACCTGTCGGTGTCACGCGTCGCCATGGCCACGCCCTGCACCGACGATCGTCGCGCGCTTCGCGGGCCCGCTCCCGATGTGAAAGACGCTCACTATGTGAATGAGCATAACATTGCGGATTCGTGGTCCACACCACAGCGCGACCGGCGTCCGGCGGGTAGCGTGCCGTCCATCCGGCACCGCGTTCGTGGTCCGGGGGAGGAGCGGACATGGGAGGGCCGTCGTCCGGTGTCACTGGTCAGAGGGCTGACCAGTCCTCGAGCT includes:
- a CDS encoding Ldh family oxidoreductase, with product MEHAPAPVVEEFGGRLLAAAGMTPEESRTVARHVVWASLRGVDSHGVSRIPLYAQRVREGGIVSPTTIETVSETPAVVVLDGGDGVGQVIGEHAVDLAVDRARRLGVAAVGVRHGNHLGALAAYTHRAAERGVIGIAMTNASPRIAPTGGAEPLLGNNPWSVAVPSPGRPLVVDMATSVAALGKVRLIQQRGEQLPEGWARDTDGLPTTDPAAAISGLLEPIGGHKGYAISLVVDLLAGVLTGSRDGPDVGVLTDAARTGGQGHLFLALSVEAFLPAGDYERRVGEVADRLRSSRRSPGVDAIHVPGDIEDGVERRRRADGVPLPNGVAAGLRRTATELRVDVPDWLAA
- the selD gene encoding selenide, water dikinase SelD; the protein is MTTTSAPVRLTQYAHGGGCACKIPPGKLEAVVAGLGGAPAEPYGRLLVGLDTGDDAAVVALPGDGPALVLTTDFFTPVVDDAYDWGRIAATNALSDVYAMGGRPVVAVNLLGWPHDTLPMELAAQVLRGGLAVANAAGCHLAGGHSVDDVEPTYGLAVTGVVDPSVLMRNDAGRPGLPLSLTKPLGIGVLNTRHKATGEPDPVAVDAMTTSNRAAAEAATAAGIRCATDVTGFGLLGHLLKLARASGVSAEIDAAAVPYLPGARAALAAGHVSGGTRRNIDWVRPHADLSAVDDDEALLLADAQTSGGLLLAGEIPGAPVIGHLTERADHLITVR
- a CDS encoding L-seryl-tRNA(Sec) selenium transferase translates to MGDVRRQIPRTDELLARTEFVEAAERLGRDAVKRVIADAQDRARRGEVSPESVPDVAAGALPRRATSMRPVVNATGVVVHTNLGRAPLSDAARDAVVTASGATDVEFDLRTGRRARRGRGATEALAAAVPDAEAVHVVNNNAAALLLCALVLAQDREIVVSRGELVEIGDGFRIPDLLASTGARLREIGTTNRTSLRDYESAIGDDTAFVLKVHPSNFWVSGFTSAVPVSDLTGLGVPVVVDVGSGLLTPHPLLPDEPDATTVLRAGAALVTASGDKLLGGPQAGLLLGQAALVERLRRHPSARALRVDKLTLAALEATLDGPPVPVRQALEVSLDALRTRAERLVARLAEAGLADGVEVVDSTAAVGGGGAPEVTIPSVALSVPAGLADALRLGDPPVVGRVERGRCLLDLRTVPPPDDDTLLAALTAVLRPG
- a CDS encoding TetR family transcriptional regulator; this translates as MATRDTDRSRKKAGRYHHGDLRGALIDTAIELIAEHGIARFTLAEASRRLGVSVGAPYRHFADRESLLAAAATKAADALSAMLAAEAADVESPADRLAAAARAYVRFAADQRPLFETLFAAGLDKGRLPELVEATKPIERAFGEPAAAFAGDGKATEDLALAVVAIAHGHAALLVDGALGRGPDALEAAATRAAETTRAYLAGRAQ